A genomic region of Pseudomonas migulae contains the following coding sequences:
- the purB gene encoding adenylosuccinate lyase yields the protein MQLSSLTAVSPVDGRYAGKTQALRPIFSEYGLIRARVLVEVRWLQRLAAHPGISEVPAFSAEANAVLNTLAENFALEHAERVKEIERTTNHDVKAIEYLLKEQAAKLPELAAVSEFIHFACTSEDINNLSHALMLREGRDDVMLPLMRQTAEAIRELAIRFADVPMLSRTHGQPASPTTLGKELANVVYRLERQIAQVAAVPLLGKINGAVGNYNAHLSAYPEIDWEENARAFIEDELGLGFNPYTTQIEPHDYIAELFDAIARFNTILIDFDRDIWGYISLGYFKQRTIAGEIGSSTMPHKVNPIDFENSEGNLGIANALFQHLASKLPISRWQRDLTDSTVLRNLGVGFAHSVIAYEASLKGISKLELNAQKIAADLDACWEVLAEPIQTVMRRYNIENPYEKLKELTRGKGISPEALQTFIDGLDMPAAAKAELKLLTPANYIGNAVEQAKRI from the coding sequence ATGCAGCTTTCTTCGCTCACTGCGGTTTCCCCTGTTGACGGCCGCTACGCCGGCAAAACCCAGGCCCTGCGCCCAATTTTCAGCGAATACGGTCTGATCCGTGCTCGCGTTCTGGTTGAAGTGCGCTGGCTTCAGCGCCTGGCCGCTCACCCTGGCATCAGCGAAGTGCCGGCGTTCTCCGCCGAAGCCAACGCGGTGCTGAACACCCTGGCGGAAAACTTCGCTCTGGAGCACGCCGAGCGTGTCAAAGAGATCGAGCGCACCACCAACCACGACGTCAAAGCCATCGAATACCTGCTCAAAGAGCAAGCGGCCAAGCTGCCGGAACTGGCGGCCGTCAGCGAATTCATCCACTTTGCCTGCACCAGCGAGGACATCAACAACCTGTCCCACGCCCTGATGCTGCGCGAAGGCCGTGATGACGTGATGCTGCCGCTGATGCGCCAGACCGCCGAAGCCATCCGCGAACTGGCCATCCGTTTCGCCGACGTGCCGATGCTGTCGCGCACCCACGGTCAACCGGCTTCGCCGACCACCCTGGGTAAAGAGCTGGCGAACGTGGTTTACCGTCTGGAGCGTCAAATCGCTCAAGTCGCTGCCGTTCCGCTGCTGGGCAAGATCAACGGCGCCGTCGGCAACTACAACGCGCACCTGTCGGCCTACCCTGAGATCGACTGGGAAGAAAACGCTCGCGCCTTCATCGAAGACGAGCTGGGCCTGGGCTTCAACCCGTACACCACGCAGATCGAACCGCACGACTACATCGCCGAGCTGTTCGACGCGATCGCCCGTTTCAACACGATCCTGATCGACTTCGACCGCGACATCTGGGGCTACATCTCCCTGGGTTATTTCAAGCAGCGCACCATCGCTGGCGAAATCGGTTCGTCGACCATGCCGCACAAGGTCAACCCGATCGACTTCGAAAACTCCGAAGGCAACCTGGGCATCGCCAACGCACTGTTCCAGCACCTGGCGAGCAAGCTGCCGATCTCCCGCTGGCAGCGCGACCTGACCGACTCCACCGTTCTGCGCAACCTCGGTGTCGGCTTCGCCCACAGCGTGATCGCGTACGAAGCCAGCCTCAAAGGCATCAGCAAACTGGAGCTCAACGCTCAGAAGATTGCTGCCGACCTGGACGCGTGCTGGGAAGTATTGGCCGAGCCGATCCAGACCGTCATGCGTCGCTACAACATCGAAAACCCGTACGAGAAGCTGAAAGAGTTGACCCGCGGCAAGGGCATCAGCCCTGAAGCGCTGCAAACTTTCATCGACGGCCTGGACATGCCTGCCGCCGCCAAGGCCGAGCTGAAATTGCTCACCCCGGCGAACTACATCGGCAACGCAGTAGAACAAGCCAAACGCATCTGA
- a CDS encoding ribosomal protein uL16 3-hydroxylase: MNPDIPLQLLGGITAREFLRDYWQKKPLLIRQAIPDFESPIDADELAGLSLEEEVESRLIIEHGERPWELRRGPFAEDEFSKLPEREWTLLVQAVDQFVPEVSELLEQFRFLPSWRIDDVMISFAAPGGSVGPHFDNYDVFLLQGHGKRNWKIGQMCNSESPLLQHADLRILADFEATDEWVLEPGDMLYLPPRLAHCGVAVDDCLTYSVGFRAPSAAEVLTHFTDFLSQFLTDEERYTDADALPAVDPHQIQHDALDRLKGLLAEHMSDERLLLTWFGQFMTEPRYPELVVGPEEIEEDDLLASLEQGAVLIRNPSARMAWSEVDDDLLLFASGQSRYLPGKLRELLKMVCAADALHIDNLGEWLSDEDGRGLLCELVKQGSLGFADE, translated from the coding sequence ATGAATCCTGATATTCCTCTTCAACTTCTGGGCGGCATCACGGCGCGCGAATTCCTGCGCGACTACTGGCAGAAAAAACCACTGCTGATCCGCCAGGCAATTCCTGATTTCGAAAGCCCGATCGACGCCGACGAACTGGCCGGCCTGTCGCTGGAAGAGGAAGTCGAATCGCGCCTGATCATCGAGCACGGCGAGCGTCCTTGGGAATTGCGCCGCGGCCCGTTTGCCGAAGACGAATTCAGCAAATTGCCGGAACGCGAGTGGACCCTGCTGGTTCAAGCGGTTGACCAGTTCGTGCCGGAAGTCAGCGAGTTGCTGGAACAGTTCCGCTTCCTGCCGAGCTGGCGCATCGACGACGTGATGATCAGCTTCGCCGCCCCAGGTGGCAGCGTCGGTCCGCATTTCGATAACTACGATGTGTTCCTGCTGCAAGGTCACGGCAAGCGCAACTGGAAGATCGGCCAGATGTGCAACTCCGAGAGCCCGCTGCTGCAACACGCGGACCTGCGCATCCTCGCCGACTTCGAAGCCACCGATGAGTGGGTGCTGGAACCGGGCGACATGCTGTACCTGCCGCCGCGCCTGGCCCATTGCGGCGTGGCCGTTGATGATTGCCTGACCTACTCCGTCGGTTTCCGTGCGCCGAGCGCCGCTGAAGTGCTGACCCACTTCACTGACTTCCTCAGCCAGTTCCTGACGGACGAAGAGCGCTACACCGACGCCGACGCCCTGCCTGCGGTCGATCCGCACCAGATCCAGCACGACGCCCTTGATCGCTTGAAAGGCTTGCTGGCCGAGCACATGAGCGACGAGCGCCTGCTGCTGACCTGGTTCGGCCAGTTCATGACCGAGCCGCGCTACCCGGAACTGGTGGTCGGCCCGGAAGAGATCGAAGAAGACGACCTGCTCGCCAGCCTCGAGCAAGGCGCTGTGCTGATCCGCAACCCGAGCGCGCGCATGGCCTGGTCCGAAGTCGATGACGACCTGCTGCTGTTCGCCAGCGGCCAGAGCCGCTACCTGCCAGGCAAACTGCGTGAGCTGCTGAAAATGGTCTGCGCCGCCGATGCGTTGCACATCGACAACCTCGGCGAGTGGCTGAGCGACGAAGACGGTCGCGGCCTGCTGTGCGAATTGGTCAAACAGGGAAGCCTGGGGTTCGCTGATGAATAA
- a CDS encoding GNAT family N-acetyltransferase, with translation MNKIHVRVADWQKDNAEIRRIRETVFIAEQSVPPELEWDADDATAVHFLAFEGDFPIGTARLLPDGHVGRVSVLKDWRGLKVGDALMQAVIGEAEKCGLKQQMLSAQVQATAFYERLGFSLVSEEFLEAGIPHVDMVRHSA, from the coding sequence ATGAATAAAATTCACGTACGTGTCGCAGACTGGCAAAAGGACAACGCCGAGATCCGGCGCATTCGTGAGACGGTGTTCATCGCCGAGCAATCCGTTCCGCCTGAACTGGAATGGGATGCAGATGACGCAACAGCTGTGCATTTCCTGGCCTTCGAAGGCGACTTTCCGATTGGCACGGCTCGCCTGCTGCCCGACGGGCATGTTGGCCGGGTATCGGTGCTGAAAGACTGGCGCGGCTTGAAGGTCGGCGATGCGCTGATGCAAGCGGTGATCGGTGAAGCCGAGAAGTGCGGGCTGAAACAGCAGATGCTGAGTGCGCAGGTTCAGGCCACGGCGTTCTATGAACGCCTGGGCTTCAGCCTGGTCAGTGAGGAATTCCTGGAAGCCGGGATTCCGCATGTGGACATGGTGCGGCACTCCGCCTGA